The Polyangium aurulentum genomic interval GCTGTCGAAGTTGCCGGTGGGGTACTACCGGCTGCACGGGCCGGCGGGGCACAAGTCGCGGTACGAGGATCCGGCGATCGAGAAGCTCGCGGATCTCGCGCGGCACGCCAAGCACAAGGATGCGACGTACGTGTTCACCAACGTGGACATGTTCGCGGACGCGAAGCGGTTCAAGAAGGCGCTGAAGCTCTGAGAGGGCGACAGCCGCTTTGTGGGCGGCGCGCTTTCGGGTAGCCTGAGGGGCGTGCGCGCCTGGCATTTGAGCTTGCTCTTGATGGTGCCCGCGGCGGTGGCGGCGGCGAGCTGTGCGCTCGAGGCCTTCGAGAAGGTCGAGGACGTGCCCGAGAAGCCGGTTTGTGGGCATGCGCTCGCGCCTTCGCCGCCTGCGGTGACGAACGCGGGGGGGGACGAGACGTTCGTCGTCGCGCTGAAGACCCTCCGGCTGCAGGAGATTGCGGGGGCGGATGCGGGGCCGCTCGGGCTCGACCTCGATCGGTTTTGCACGTGCGAGACCGAGGGGCCCTCGTGTATCGCGCCGATGGGGCAGCCGGATGGCGGCTCGTGCGATGGGATCGAGGGGCGCGACAATGCGGTCGAGGGGCTGTTCACGCAGCTCGCGGGGGCGCTCAACAAGCAGGATATGGGCGCGTTTTACTCCGAGTTCGCGGGCAAGGGCGTGTGGAGCGTCCTGTTCCGGGTGCGCGGGTACAACGGCCAGCCGAACGATGATCAGGTGCGGCTCGACTGGTATGTGAGCGGCGGGTTCGGGGCGCAGCCGCTCTGGGATGGCACCGATGCCTGGCCGATCGCGGCGAAGTCGCTGCCGCCGGGGTCGACGGATCTCGAGCAGCCGCGTTACTTCGATCCGAAGGCTTACGTGACGGATGGCGTGCTGGTCGCGTCGCTGCCGGAGGGGGCGGTGATGCTCGGGGGAGGGCTCACGAACATCGAGCTGCGGCTGACGACGGGCACGCTGATGGCGCGGATCCAGAAGGGGGCGGATGGCAGGTACAGCCTCGTCGACAGCCTCCTCGCGATGCGCATCAAGATCGAGGACGTGTTCCTCATGCTCTCGAGCTTCCGCAACGAGGAGGGCCATGCTTTCTGCACGGATGATCTGCTGTGGTCGCAGATCATCAAGCGGAACATCTGCCTCGCGCCGGACATCCAGGCGGGCGCTCCGGAGCCGAACAAGCCGTGCAATGCGGTCTCGTTCAGCATGGGCTTCGACGCCTATCCGGCGCAGCTAGGCGCCTTGGTGCCAGATCCGCCGCCGCCCCCGGGCTGCCCCATGGCGACCGATCCGATCTACGACTCCTGCGAGGCGAAGGACGCGGGCGCGCCCTGAGAGGGCTAGTCGGCGGGGGCGTCGCTGATCTCGGCGTCGCTCGCGCCGGCGTCGCTCATGGCAGCGTCGCTCGCGCTGGCGTCGCTCGTGCCGGCGTCGCTCGTCGAGGCGGGGGGAGCGGACTGCTTGACGACGAAGGCGCAGGCGGAGAGCAGGTGGGCGTTTTCGCCGATCACGTTGCAAGGCGCGAGGCCGGGGTCGGCGGAGGGCGAGAGCGGGGCGGCGGGGCAGGCGGCCATGTTCGCGGCGCCCGCGCGGGCGCAGTCGGCGGCCGCGCGGACGGCGGCGATGCAGGCCTCGATCTGCGCGGTGCTCGGGTCGGCGTTGGGGTTCTCGACGCCGTGCAGGCACTGGTCGTGGTAGAAGCTCGAGCACGAGGCGGCGGCGTCGGCGGACAGGCCGCACGCCTGCATGGCCTCGCAGCGGGCGGATTCGATCTGGCGGCACGCTTCGATGCCGGCGGCGTCGGAGCCGCAGCTCGTGAGCGCGCCGAATGCGGGCAGGGCGAGGCCGGCGACGACCATCGCGGCCACGGTCAGGCGAGCTGCAGCAGGGCGCACCTGCCCGCGGTAGCACGGCTCTTTGCCTCGCGCCGACTTTTCCTCGACACTCGCCCCCGCGCCCGCCGCCGGGGATGTCCCGGCAGGAGCGCACGCCGTCCATGACGAACGCCATGATTCTTTGCGCCGGGCTCGGGACCCGGCTTCGGCCCCTCACGGACGAGCTGCCCAAGCCTCTCGTGTGGCTCGGCGATGCGCCGCTCGTCGCGCACGTCGTCGAGCGCCTCGCGCGTGGAGGCGTGCGGCGCGTCGTGATCAACACGCACCACCTCGCCTCGGTGTTTCACGATGGCCGGCTCGCGGGGTTGCCGCTCGAGGTCGGGTTCGTGCACGAGCCGCGCATCCTCGGGACGGCGGGCGGCGTGGCGGGGGCGGGGGCGGCGCTCGGCGAGGGGGACGTGCTGGTCTGGAACGGCGACATCCTCGCGGACGTCGACGTGGGCGGGCTGCTCGAGGTGCACCGGGGGTCGGGGAGGCTCGCGACGCTGGCGGTGACGCCGCGGCATCCGGACGAGGCGCGCGTGGGCGAGGGGACCGTGGGGCTCGGCGCGGGCGGCGAGGTCGTGCGGCTGCGCGGCGAGCGGTTCGGGGTCGAGGTGCGCGGCGCGGACTTCCTGGGCGTGCACGTGGTCGGGGCGCGGCTGCGCGCGGACCTGCCGGCCGAGGGGTGCCTCGTGGGCGACGTCTACCTGCCGGCGCTGCGCGCGGGGGGCGTGCTCGGCAGCTTCGCGGTCGCCGGGGGCTTTCGCGACCTCGGCACCGTGGACGCTTACCTCGAGGAGAACCGGCGCTGGCTCCGCCTCACCCATCGAAGTGCTTATGTAGGTGCTGGTGCGACGGTCGACACGGAGGTCGCGCTGGTGGGGAGCGTCGTGGGGGCGGGGGCGATCGTGCGGGGCCGGGGGGTGCTGCGGGATGTGGTGGTGTGGCCGGGGGCGGTGGCGTCGGCGCCGCTCGAGGGGGCGGTGGTCATGACGGACGGGCGCGTGGTGCGGCCGTCACGGGGTCGAGGTGGGCGGGAAGAACATCTCGAGGTGGAGCGCGGGGGTGCCGTCGACATGGCGCCCGCCGAGGAGCGCGAGGGTGCCGTTCGGCGCGGGTAGGGCCGTCGCGCCGGTGCGGGGCTCCTTCAGCGGGATCTCGGTGGCCTTCTTCGCGCCGAGGTCGACCACGAACGAGCGCGTGAGCTTGTCGCCGCCGACCTCCTGACCGACCGCGATGAGCCGCCCGCCGGTCATGTTGAAGGCTTGCACGCGGTCGAGCGCCGCGGGGAGCGCGAGGTCGGCGACCTCTTTCGGCGCGCAGTCGGTGCCGCAGCCCGGGGCGAGGGTGCGCGTCGGGGCCGGCATGCCCATGACGTGGCCGCCGACGAGCGTCATCACGCCCGCCTCGGTGGCCGCGGCGCCCGCGCCTTCGGTCGGATCCGCGGGGGCGTCCCTGGGGAGGAACTTCGTCTTGCCCGAGGGCAGAACCTCGTAGCCCGCGCCCGTGGCGCTGCCGCCGGCGACGAGCAGCCCGATCCCGGGCGACCACGCCGCCGCCGCGCCCTGCCGCGCCTCGTTCAGCGTGAGCGCCTCGATCGTGCCGTCGGAGTTCACGGCGAGGACGGCCTTGGTCGGCCCGCTCGGGCGCGTCGCGCCCACGATGTAGCCCGTGCCCGTGGAGGCTTCGACCACGCGCCCGCCCGCCACGTCCGCGAACGAGGCGAGCCCCGAGGGCAGGGGCACTTCGTAGTAGGCGCCCGTCGACGTGTCCGCCCAGAAAGCCTCGTCGTCGCTGATGACGAGCAGGGCGTTGAAGCGCACGAGGAGCGACTTGGCGTTCTTGGGCAGCACGGGCGTGACCGCGGGGGCGAACGAGACCATGTCGTAGAAGTCGCCGAAGCGGGCGTCGGCCTCGCCCTTCGCGTCCCCGGCCCAGGTTCCACCCGTGGTGGCGAGGTAGCGCTCGCCGAGCACCCCGGCCTGCGCATCGACGTGCGCCCGGACGAGCTCGCCGGGGGGGCGGGCCCATGCGCCGAGGCGCTGGACGAACACCGGGATCTCGCTCGAGGCGAAGGCGCCGGGGACGAGGCCCGAGAGCGAGCGGCCGGCGACGACGACCTCGCCGGAGGCGTCGGTGCCGGTCACGTCCACGGCGATGGGCTCGTCGGCGAGGACCTCGCCGAAGTCGAACGAGCCGCCGGGGGTGCTGTCGGCCGTGTATTTGGTGCCGCTCGCGGAGGTGGCCTCGATGTGCAGCGAGACCACCTTGGGCTCCTGGGAGAAGGTGTCCTTTTCGAGGCCCGTGATCACCGCGATCGTTCGCTCGGGCGTGTCCTCGCCGCAGCCCGCGAGCGCGGCGGCTGTCATGACGAGGCCGAGGATGCCGGTTGTCGAGGTTGTCCTGCGCTGGAT includes:
- a CDS encoding nucleotidyltransferase family protein, which gives rise to MTNAMILCAGLGTRLRPLTDELPKPLVWLGDAPLVAHVVERLARGGVRRVVINTHHLASVFHDGRLAGLPLEVGFVHEPRILGTAGGVAGAGAALGEGDVLVWNGDILADVDVGGLLEVHRGSGRLATLAVTPRHPDEARVGEGTVGLGAGGEVVRLRGERFGVEVRGADFLGVHVVGARLRADLPAEGCLVGDVYLPALRAGGVLGSFAVAGGFRDLGTVDAYLEENRRWLRLTHRSAYVGAGATVDTEVALVGSVVGAGAIVRGRGVLRDVVVWPGAVASAPLEGAVVMTDGRVVRPSRGRGGREEHLEVERGGAVDMAPAEEREGAVRRG